In Kitasatospora gansuensis, a genomic segment contains:
- a CDS encoding phenylacetate--CoA ligase family protein — MTDFSLTPEAAEPQLRVARQSLELLRSVPELAPRYADLGRLRTLGDLAALPPMMKDDLNIALAHLEPKAEVGATWLFQSGGSTGAPKVGYAPTGFYMAGVYARWRPLERDDVFVNAWGAGRMWGAHFLAAALADLSGCQVIAVGSVTKDEYADWLAFFATRRVTAIGGTPSVLRLWFANARAAGVKLPALRKVLWLGEAWQPQLDEDMAAVAPEARRWGMFGSTETWVVGTNTPDCPADTFHTLPEQLVHVDPDGLLDFTTLNPEMLNPVLRYRTGDAGELVSCPCGRPGRAMRVLGRRDSVVQVRGLGLHVDEIIGRVEREPGVTRAQILLTQQQGRATGVDLLLLTGGGATPDVDRIRTELLSATFTLSTAFQHDPESFRVREVDALISNDRTGKTANLVVREDS; from the coding sequence ATGACCGACTTCTCGCTCACCCCGGAGGCGGCCGAGCCGCAGCTCCGGGTCGCCCGGCAGTCGCTCGAACTGCTGCGGAGCGTCCCCGAGTTGGCGCCTCGCTACGCCGACCTCGGCCGGCTGCGCACGCTCGGCGACCTTGCCGCGCTGCCGCCGATGATGAAGGACGACCTCAACATCGCCCTGGCGCACCTGGAGCCCAAGGCCGAGGTCGGTGCCACCTGGCTGTTCCAGAGCGGCGGCAGCACCGGCGCGCCCAAGGTCGGCTACGCGCCCACCGGCTTCTACATGGCCGGGGTGTACGCGCGCTGGCGGCCGCTGGAGCGCGACGACGTCTTCGTCAACGCCTGGGGTGCGGGCCGGATGTGGGGCGCGCACTTCCTCGCCGCCGCGCTGGCCGACCTGTCCGGCTGCCAGGTGATCGCGGTGGGCTCGGTCACCAAGGACGAGTACGCCGACTGGCTGGCCTTCTTCGCGACCCGCAGGGTGACCGCGATCGGCGGGACGCCGAGCGTGCTGCGCCTGTGGTTCGCGAACGCCAGGGCCGCCGGGGTGAAGCTGCCGGCCCTGCGCAAGGTGCTCTGGCTCGGCGAGGCCTGGCAGCCCCAACTGGACGAGGACATGGCCGCGGTGGCGCCGGAGGCACGCCGCTGGGGCATGTTCGGCAGCACCGAGACCTGGGTGGTCGGCACCAACACGCCGGACTGCCCGGCCGACACCTTCCACACCCTGCCCGAGCAGCTGGTGCACGTCGACCCGGACGGACTGCTGGACTTCACCACCCTCAACCCGGAGATGCTCAACCCGGTGCTGCGCTACCGGACCGGCGACGCCGGGGAGTTGGTGTCCTGCCCGTGCGGCCGGCCGGGCCGGGCGATGCGGGTGCTCGGCCGCCGGGACAGCGTGGTGCAGGTGCGCGGCCTGGGGCTGCACGTGGACGAGATCATCGGCCGGGTGGAGCGGGAGCCGGGGGTGACCCGGGCTCAGATCCTGCTCACCCAGCAACAGGGCCGGGCCACCGGGGTCGACCTGCTGCTGCTCACCGGCGGCGGCGCGACACCCGACGTCGACCGGATCCGCACCGAACTGCTCTCCGCCACCTTCACGTTGAGCACCGCGTTCCAGCACGACCCGGAGTCCTTCCGGGTCCGCGAGGTCGACGCGCTGATCAGCAACGACCGGACCGGCAAGACCGCCAACCTCGTCGTCCGGGAGGACTCGTGA
- a CDS encoding MFS transporter: MKPRRPVSLGRGFNLYWFGQTISTVGDRITVFVVPTVMIFVLHASALQVGIVAMAQYLGIPLLGPIAGVLVDRWDKRWTMLGCDFVRLLAVAVIPLAYWLDWLSTPLLFGCVAVISGATIFFTVGYLVAVPAVVSKDHLVRAYSRLEGSRSVSEVAGPSIAAGLYSALGVAALLVDAASYLVSALCFRSMPSWGEKTVTEGSIWQRLTIGFRLNWSDPVLRRVVLAAVTLNCGGPIFVTVLPVLAYRGLGASVAVFGAAMSVAAVGALVGAVVAPKISERLGTGRTLAWALLLHCLVGLGVLAAPTLPTGPVIAVTMGCYGFFMSCINVCSAPIRQSRMSAQHQGAMHAAFRTFTWGVIPLAALVGGVAVTLLTGPLGILDAARVTMAGGTLLAACSFLPAIGVQPRLDAAAEEQDRAAGTAPALADSAS, translated from the coding sequence GTGAAGCCGCGCAGGCCGGTCTCGCTGGGACGCGGGTTCAACCTCTACTGGTTCGGACAGACCATCAGCACCGTCGGCGACCGGATCACGGTCTTCGTGGTGCCGACCGTGATGATCTTCGTGCTGCACGCCAGTGCCCTCCAGGTCGGGATCGTGGCGATGGCCCAGTACCTGGGCATCCCGCTGCTCGGGCCGATCGCCGGTGTCCTGGTGGACCGTTGGGACAAGCGCTGGACCATGCTGGGCTGCGACTTCGTCCGGCTGCTCGCGGTCGCGGTGATCCCGCTGGCGTACTGGCTGGACTGGCTGTCCACGCCGCTGCTGTTCGGCTGCGTGGCGGTGATCAGCGGTGCGACGATCTTCTTCACCGTCGGCTACCTGGTCGCCGTGCCCGCCGTGGTGTCCAAGGACCACCTGGTCCGCGCCTACTCCCGGCTGGAGGGCAGCCGTTCGGTCTCCGAGGTGGCCGGCCCGTCGATCGCGGCCGGTCTGTACAGCGCGCTCGGCGTGGCCGCCCTGCTGGTGGACGCGGCCAGCTACCTGGTCTCCGCGCTGTGCTTCCGCTCGATGCCGTCCTGGGGCGAGAAGACCGTCACCGAGGGCTCGATCTGGCAGCGGCTGACCATCGGCTTCCGGCTGAACTGGTCGGACCCGGTGCTGCGGCGGGTGGTGCTGGCGGCGGTGACGCTGAACTGCGGCGGGCCGATCTTCGTCACCGTGCTCCCGGTGCTCGCGTACCGGGGCCTCGGCGCCTCGGTGGCCGTCTTCGGCGCGGCCATGTCGGTCGCGGCGGTGGGCGCGCTGGTCGGCGCCGTGGTCGCCCCGAAGATCAGCGAACGGCTGGGCACCGGACGGACCTTGGCCTGGGCGCTGCTGCTGCACTGCCTGGTCGGCCTCGGTGTGCTCGCCGCGCCCACCCTGCCGACCGGCCCGGTGATCGCCGTGACGATGGGCTGCTACGGCTTCTTCATGTCCTGCATCAACGTGTGCAGCGCGCCGATCCGGCAGTCCCGGATGTCCGCCCAGCACCAGGGCGCGATGCACGCCGCGTTCCGGACCTTCACCTGGGGCGTCATCCCGCTGGCCGCCCTGGTCGGCGGCGTGGCCGTCACGCTGCTGACCGGCCCGCTGGGCATCCTGGACGCGGCCCGGGTGACGATGGCGGGCGGCACCCTGCTGGCGGCCTGCTCGTTCCTGCCCGCGATCGGGGTCCAACCACGGCTCGACGCGGCCGCCGAGGAGCAGGACCGGGCGGCCGGCACCGCCCCGGCCCTGGCTGACAGCGCGTCATGA
- a CDS encoding SDR family NAD(P)-dependent oxidoreductase gives MTAEHGIVLITGTSSGIGLATAVAAARAGYTTVATMREPGRAGALLEAAGRAGVSVDVRRLDVTDPDSVAACVDGIERTYGRLDAVVNNAGISNFDPTMEMSTMAALRANLDVNFFGVVEVSRAAMPLLRVGRGRLVTIGSVHGVVGQPFNEAYCAAKFAVEGFMESLAPVAEAHGVQVSVVVPGFVRDTSFGIFPDINRKTVQAASGPYAGTFADYVAWIGSQGWAAAGQLAQEVAEVVVRTLRAEQPPFRVPANQWAADYLADKLTDGDGTAVQTLARTWIGLP, from the coding sequence ATGACGGCCGAACACGGGATCGTGCTGATCACCGGGACGTCCTCCGGTATCGGGCTGGCCACCGCCGTGGCCGCGGCCCGGGCCGGGTACACCACGGTGGCCACCATGCGGGAGCCCGGCCGGGCCGGGGCGCTGCTGGAGGCGGCGGGCCGCGCCGGGGTCTCGGTGGACGTCCGCCGCCTCGACGTCACCGACCCGGACTCCGTCGCCGCCTGCGTCGACGGCATAGAGCGGACCTACGGCCGGCTGGACGCGGTGGTCAACAACGCCGGCATCTCCAACTTCGACCCCACCATGGAGATGTCCACCATGGCTGCGCTGCGGGCCAACCTGGACGTGAACTTCTTCGGCGTGGTCGAGGTCAGCCGGGCCGCGATGCCGCTGCTGCGGGTCGGCCGCGGCCGGCTGGTGACCATCGGCAGCGTGCACGGGGTGGTCGGCCAGCCGTTCAACGAGGCGTACTGCGCCGCGAAGTTCGCCGTCGAGGGGTTCATGGAGAGCCTGGCGCCGGTCGCCGAGGCGCACGGCGTGCAGGTCTCGGTGGTGGTGCCCGGCTTCGTCCGGGACACCTCGTTCGGGATCTTCCCGGACATCAACCGCAAGACCGTGCAGGCCGCTTCGGGACCGTACGCCGGCACTTTCGCCGACTACGTCGCCTGGATCGGCAGTCAAGGCTGGGCGGCGGCTGGGCAGTTGGCGCAGGAGGTGGCCGAGGTGGTGGTCCGCACCCTGCGGGCCGAACAACCGCCGTTCCGCGTCCCGGCCAACCAGTGGGCCGCCGACTACCTGGCGGACAAGCTCACCGACGGGGACGGAACAGCCGTCCAGACTCTGGCCCGTACCTGGATCGGGCTCCCCTAG
- a CDS encoding AMP-binding protein, which yields MPAKSLQQLVDHARTHSPFYAEAYRDVPQVVSHITQLPIIDQTAFWEANTWPDNRLLTGPLTDAGVYKSGGTTGVPKLSVWSRAEHADSVTAFGAGIVRAGLKPGHRVANLFWAGELYGGFLYIEGALHHAPVDNVRLPVGAAASSEYIVDLISAFGVNVLAGVPMKLAAVAEHLIERGQVLDSIELLLFGGDLLFTDLRPILSRAFPKAAVASVGYASIDAGLVGQPVPGEDVRVHEAFPDRTLVELVDDVTGEPITTPGVPGRLLVTNLFRTLMPILRYPAGDRAEWVDPERQRFRLLGRSLEGGRVGMVAMPIEDVRAVLVDNDPDHHIVGMQMVHRRWDGRDALILRLGYVNEPPAELSQQLVDAVYAARPVFPAEVAAGAIHHLGIEWVPTSELVTNPRTGKLQQVLDERPPT from the coding sequence GTGCCCGCGAAATCACTGCAACAGCTGGTCGACCACGCCCGGACCCATTCGCCGTTCTACGCGGAGGCGTACCGCGACGTACCGCAGGTGGTCTCGCACATCACCCAGCTCCCCATCATCGACCAGACCGCCTTCTGGGAGGCGAACACCTGGCCGGACAACCGCCTGCTGACCGGGCCGCTGACCGATGCGGGCGTCTACAAGAGCGGCGGCACCACCGGTGTCCCGAAGCTCTCGGTCTGGTCCCGCGCGGAGCACGCCGACTCGGTGACCGCGTTCGGCGCGGGCATCGTCCGGGCCGGTCTGAAACCGGGTCACCGGGTGGCCAACCTGTTCTGGGCCGGTGAACTCTACGGCGGGTTCCTGTACATCGAGGGCGCCCTGCACCACGCGCCGGTGGACAACGTCCGGCTGCCGGTCGGCGCCGCCGCGTCCAGCGAGTACATCGTCGACCTGATCAGCGCCTTCGGGGTCAACGTGCTGGCGGGCGTGCCGATGAAGCTGGCCGCCGTGGCCGAGCACCTGATCGAGCGCGGCCAGGTACTCGACTCCATCGAACTGCTGCTGTTCGGCGGCGACCTGCTCTTCACCGACCTGCGGCCGATCCTGTCCCGGGCCTTCCCCAAGGCGGCCGTCGCCTCGGTCGGTTACGCCTCGATCGACGCGGGCCTGGTCGGCCAACCGGTGCCGGGCGAGGACGTCCGGGTGCACGAGGCCTTCCCGGACCGCACCCTGGTGGAGCTGGTCGACGACGTGACCGGTGAACCGATCACCACCCCGGGCGTGCCGGGACGGCTGCTGGTCACCAACCTGTTCCGCACCCTGATGCCGATCCTGCGCTACCCGGCGGGCGACCGCGCCGAGTGGGTCGACCCCGAGCGGCAGCGGTTCCGGCTGCTCGGCCGGTCCTTGGAGGGCGGCCGGGTCGGGATGGTCGCGATGCCGATCGAGGACGTCCGCGCGGTGCTGGTCGACAACGACCCGGACCACCACATCGTCGGCATGCAGATGGTGCACCGCCGTTGGGACGGCCGGGACGCCCTGATCCTCCGCCTCGGGTACGTCAACGAGCCGCCCGCCGAGCTGAGTCAGCAGCTGGTCGACGCCGTCTACGCGGCCCGTCCGGTCTTCCCCGCCGAGGTGGCGGCCGGCGCCATCCACCACCTCGGGATCGAGTGGGTGCCGACCTCCGAGCTGGTCACCAACCCGCGCACCGGCAAGCTCCAGCAGGTGCTGGACGAGCGCCCGCCCACCTGA
- the paaI gene encoding hydroxyphenylacetyl-CoA thioesterase PaaI, whose amino-acid sequence MGTGVGAALTGQPRIAALYERDRTCQTLGIALDEVSAGRALMRMRVTASMVNGHGMAHGGYLFLLADAAFSYACNSYGPVTVAQAAQVTFLAPAAVDDELVAEAVERVRSGRTGIYDVSVRQATGKVVAEFRGQSVILAGKPHSD is encoded by the coding sequence ATGGGAACAGGTGTCGGAGCGGCTCTCACGGGCCAGCCGAGGATCGCCGCGCTGTACGAGCGCGACCGGACCTGCCAGACGCTGGGGATCGCCCTCGACGAGGTGTCGGCCGGCCGGGCGCTGATGCGGATGCGGGTGACCGCGAGCATGGTGAACGGCCACGGGATGGCGCACGGGGGTTACCTGTTCCTGCTGGCCGACGCGGCGTTCAGTTACGCCTGCAACAGCTACGGGCCGGTCACCGTGGCGCAGGCGGCGCAGGTCACCTTCCTGGCCCCGGCCGCCGTCGACGACGAGCTGGTGGCCGAGGCGGTGGAGCGGGTGCGGTCCGGGCGCACCGGCATCTACGACGTGAGCGTCCGTCAGGCCACCGGGAAGGTGGTCGCGGAGTTCCGCGGGCAGAGCGTGATCCTGGCCGGGAAGCCGCACAGCGACTGA